The Herminiimonas arsenitoxidans genome window below encodes:
- a CDS encoding histone H1-like DNA-binding protein, with the protein MATAAKKPAAKKPAAKKAAAKKPVAAKKPAAKKPVAKKAAAKKPVAKKAVAKKPVAKKAAAKKPVAKKAVAKKVVAKKKPVAKKAAAKKPVAKKAVAKKVVAKKKPAAKKAAAKKPVAKKAVAKKVVAKKKPAAKKAAAKKPAAKKAVAKKPVAKKAAAKKPAAKKAVAKKPVAKKAVAKKPVAKKAAAPKKPAAKPAAVAAPAVKTVLNPAAAWPFPTGTRP; encoded by the coding sequence ATGGCAACAGCAGCAAAAAAACCAGCAGCTAAGAAACCTGCTGCAAAGAAAGCAGCAGCTAAAAAACCAGTTGCAGCAAAAAAACCAGCCGCCAAAAAACCGGTAGCTAAAAAAGCAGCAGCTAAAAAGCCTGTCGCTAAAAAAGCTGTAGCTAAAAAGCCAGTGGCTAAAAAAGCAGCAGCCAAAAAGCCAGTAGCTAAAAAAGCTGTAGCTAAAAAAGTCGTTGCTAAGAAAAAGCCAGTGGCTAAAAAAGCAGCAGCCAAAAAGCCAGTAGCTAAGAAAGCTGTAGCTAAAAAAGTCGTTGCTAAGAAAAAGCCAGCGGCTAAAAAAGCAGCAGCCAAAAAGCCAGTAGCTAAGAAAGCTGTAGCTAAAAAAGTCGTTGCTAAGAAAAAGCCAGCGGCTAAAAAAGCAGCAGCTAAAAAGCCAGCGGCTAAAAAGGCTGTAGCAAAAAAGCCGGTAGCTAAAAAAGCAGCAGCTAAAAAGCCAGCGGCTAAAAAGGCTGTAGCAAAGAAGCCGGTAGCTAAAAAAGCAGTAGCTAAAAAGCCTGTCGCTAAAAAAGCAGCAGCGCCTAAAAAGCCTGCAGCTAAGCCAGCAGCAGTAGCAGCGCCTGCAGTCAAGACGGTGTTGAATCCGGCAGCAGCATGGCCGTTTCCAACGGGCACACGTCCGTAA
- a CDS encoding YggT family protein, translating to MLDSVFTLIIDTVAVVLAGALLLRFWMQAVRVRPPIELAQFTYKLTDWLVRPLRRVLPGAGGYDWASVIAAFLVALLATAFDVWLSGGFTPQTVLLLAVLRVVQWALYGLIGLILIEVIFSWVNPHAPLAPFVRALNDPLMRPLRRVVPLIGTIDLSPLVALILLRIAIQLVTTLVASLL from the coding sequence GTGCTGGATAGTGTATTTACGCTGATTATTGATACCGTTGCCGTGGTGCTGGCCGGTGCTTTGCTGCTCAGATTCTGGATGCAGGCTGTGCGCGTGCGTCCACCGATAGAACTCGCGCAATTTACGTATAAATTGACGGATTGGCTGGTACGTCCCTTGCGCCGCGTATTGCCGGGTGCCGGTGGTTACGATTGGGCCAGTGTGATTGCTGCCTTCCTGGTCGCGTTGCTGGCAACTGCCTTTGATGTATGGCTGAGCGGCGGCTTTACACCGCAGACGGTACTGTTGTTAGCGGTACTGCGCGTCGTTCAGTGGGCGTTATACGGCTTGATCGGTTTGATACTGATCGAGGTGATTTTTAGCTGGGTCAATCCGCATGCGCCGCTGGCGCCATTTGTGCGCGCTTTGAACGATCCGCTGATGCGGCCATTGCGTCGTGTTGTGCCCTTGATCGGGACGATCGATTTGTCACCGCTGGTTGCGCTGATCTTGCTGAGAATAGCAATTCAGTTAGTGACGACGCTGGTGGCGTCATTGCTCTGA
- a CDS encoding carbohydrate kinase family protein codes for MKSLICGSVAFDTIMSFEGRFSESLLADQLHKINVSFLVPTMRREFGGCAGNIAYNLKLLGGDPLIMATIGQDDASYRERLEQLQISQQCLKTIDDAYTGQALITTDADGNQINAFHPGAMSFSHYNKVADAGDVAIAIVAPDGRDGMLQHAQHCADLNIPLIFDPGQGLPMFNGDELKNFIELATYVAVNDYEAELLTGRTGLSLQEISQRVSALVVTRGEQGAEIFSGNAHLMIPCVKAEKIVDPTGCGDAFRAGMLFGLTNGMDWATTGRLSSLMGSIKIAHQGPQNHVLSRAEIDDRFHQAFGYRL; via the coding sequence ATGAAATCCTTAATCTGTGGCTCCGTCGCTTTCGATACGATCATGTCCTTCGAAGGTCGTTTTTCTGAATCATTGCTGGCGGACCAACTACACAAAATCAATGTGTCCTTCTTGGTACCGACCATGCGCCGTGAGTTTGGCGGCTGTGCAGGCAATATCGCCTACAACCTGAAATTGCTCGGTGGTGATCCGCTCATCATGGCAACCATAGGCCAGGACGACGCATCCTATCGCGAGCGTCTGGAACAATTACAGATTTCACAGCAATGCCTCAAGACCATCGATGACGCCTACACCGGCCAGGCTCTCATCACGACCGATGCAGACGGCAACCAGATCAATGCATTCCATCCGGGTGCCATGAGCTTCTCGCATTACAACAAGGTAGCTGATGCTGGTGATGTCGCGATTGCGATCGTTGCGCCAGACGGCCGTGACGGTATGTTGCAGCATGCGCAGCATTGCGCTGATTTGAACATTCCCTTGATCTTCGATCCGGGCCAAGGCTTGCCTATGTTCAACGGCGACGAATTGAAGAACTTCATTGAATTGGCGACCTATGTTGCCGTCAATGATTACGAAGCGGAATTATTAACCGGGCGTACAGGTCTGTCGCTGCAGGAAATTTCCCAGCGCGTTTCGGCATTGGTTGTGACTCGCGGCGAACAAGGCGCAGAAATCTTCAGCGGCAACGCACATCTGATGATTCCGTGTGTGAAGGCAGAGAAGATCGTTGACCCAACCGGCTGTGGCGATGCATTCCGTGCCGGCATGCTGTTTGGTTTGACCAATGGTATGGATTGGGCGACAACTGGACGACTTTCCAGCCTGATGGGTTCCATCAAGATCGCACATCAAGGTCCGCAGAACCACGTATTGTCACGTGCAGAGATCGACGACCGTTTCCATCAAGCGTTCGGCTATCGCCTGTAA
- a CDS encoding DUF3426 domain-containing protein encodes MALATQCPHCQTTFRVAHDQLKLRAGLVRCGYCKEIFNGIENLLPSEDAAPPVTPAPAASDTPVAEAVAPVATESATAPIQTSDETNEVAAASEEAIIAPPPASKIDFDIPAGFERDADIHTAISTYEENKPEDPLQRMTLLDFTRDLPDEITAETTQSTYDPHAPDELDEAMKDLQRRPWRGSKKSARAEERDALDEVDAEDEPSFLKHGRQRQRLSRKLRIFLSAGSFVLLIAALAQSTYVFRNQIAGWFPETKPILTQMCSMLDCRIDLPAQIDQVSIESSELQTLATNKDTFVLTTLLRNYSSTPQEWPHIELTLNDTNEKPLLRRVFNPTDYLSNAEDMRLGFASRSERSVKLSFELAQIKASGYRVYLFYP; translated from the coding sequence ATGGCACTCGCGACTCAATGTCCTCACTGCCAAACGACGTTTCGCGTCGCGCATGATCAATTGAAGTTGCGCGCAGGGCTGGTGCGCTGTGGCTATTGCAAGGAAATTTTCAACGGCATCGAGAATTTGCTGCCATCAGAAGATGCCGCACCACCAGTCACTCCCGCCCCTGCTGCCAGTGACACGCCGGTAGCCGAAGCGGTAGCACCAGTTGCAACGGAATCCGCAACAGCACCCATCCAAACATCAGATGAAACGAATGAAGTAGCTGCTGCGAGCGAAGAGGCGATCATTGCCCCTCCTCCGGCCAGCAAAATAGATTTCGACATCCCCGCCGGATTTGAGCGCGACGCCGATATCCATACGGCAATATCCACATACGAAGAAAACAAACCTGAAGATCCTTTGCAACGGATGACCTTGCTGGACTTCACGCGCGATCTGCCGGATGAAATCACTGCCGAAACCACTCAGTCTACATACGACCCGCATGCACCTGACGAGTTAGACGAAGCGATGAAGGATTTGCAGCGCAGACCATGGCGCGGCAGCAAAAAATCCGCCCGTGCAGAAGAACGCGATGCACTGGATGAAGTCGATGCAGAAGATGAACCTAGTTTTCTCAAGCATGGTCGCCAGCGGCAACGTCTGAGCCGGAAATTACGCATTTTCCTGAGCGCAGGCTCCTTCGTTTTGCTCATAGCAGCACTTGCGCAGAGTACTTATGTATTCCGCAATCAAATCGCCGGCTGGTTCCCGGAGACCAAACCCATACTCACACAAATGTGCAGCATGCTCGATTGCCGTATCGATCTGCCTGCCCAGATAGACCAAGTATCTATCGAGTCCAGCGAATTACAAACGCTAGCTACCAACAAAGATACGTTTGTACTCACTACGCTGCTACGCAACTACAGCAGCACGCCGCAGGAATGGCCACACATCGAGTTGACTCTCAACGATACGAATGAAAAGCCGCTGTTGCGCCGCGTTTTCAATCCGACCGATTACCTCAGCAACGCCGAAGACATGCGACTCGGCTTTGCCTCCCGCAGCGAACGTAGCGTTAAACTGTCTTTTGAACTGGCGCAAATCAAGGCCTCCGGTTACCGCGTGTATTTGTTCTATCCCTGA
- the prmA gene encoding 50S ribosomal protein L11 methyltransferase — MSWTEIVIEVARTHAEALSDALMEAGALSVSVEDADFGTDAEQPLFGEPGMEPTEAAWEHSRVVALTPVESDQAAIVAEAAHAIGLAASDVVFTLRPVAEQDWVRLTQSQFEPIHIGKNIWVVPSWHDAPDPDALVLELDPGLAFGTGSHPTTRLCMEWLEANPPSNLSVLDYGCGSGILAMVAEKLGAAKVIGIDIDPQAIQSAIFNTERNHCDIAYYVPDEFATSGHAHTFDVVVANILANPLKLMAPMLSGRVNPGGKLVLSGVLATQVDEVTAAYAPFIALSVWAEHEGWVALAGHLPSSPESSGRQ; from the coding sequence ATGAGCTGGACCGAAATCGTGATCGAAGTCGCCCGTACGCATGCGGAAGCATTGTCCGATGCGTTGATGGAGGCTGGCGCATTGTCGGTCTCGGTAGAAGATGCCGATTTCGGTACCGATGCCGAGCAACCGCTATTCGGCGAACCGGGCATGGAACCAACAGAAGCCGCATGGGAACACAGCCGCGTCGTCGCACTCACTCCAGTTGAGTCCGATCAGGCTGCCATCGTGGCCGAAGCAGCGCATGCCATTGGTCTGGCCGCATCTGATGTCGTCTTTACGCTACGTCCGGTTGCAGAACAGGATTGGGTACGTTTAACGCAATCCCAATTCGAGCCCATCCATATCGGTAAAAATATCTGGGTTGTTCCAAGCTGGCACGATGCTCCTGATCCGGATGCACTGGTGTTGGAACTGGACCCTGGCCTCGCCTTCGGTACCGGCAGTCACCCAACCACGCGTCTCTGTATGGAGTGGCTGGAAGCAAATCCACCAAGCAATTTAAGCGTTCTCGACTACGGCTGTGGCTCCGGCATACTCGCCATGGTGGCAGAAAAGCTGGGCGCAGCAAAAGTCATCGGCATCGATATTGATCCACAAGCGATTCAATCGGCCATCTTCAACACTGAACGTAATCATTGCGATATCGCGTATTACGTACCGGACGAATTCGCCACATCTGGCCACGCGCACACCTTCGATGTCGTCGTTGCCAACATCCTCGCCAATCCTTTGAAATTGATGGCACCAATGTTGTCGGGACGCGTCAATCCAGGCGGCAAACTGGTGCTGTCAGGTGTACTCGCTACTCAAGTAGATGAAGTCACCGCTGCTTACGCGCCATTCATCGCGCTGAGCGTATGGGCTGAGCACGAAGGCTGGGTCGCCCTCGCCGGTCACCTGCCATCCAGTCCTGAATCGTCAGGCCGACAATAG
- the accC gene encoding acetyl-CoA carboxylase biotin carboxylase subunit: MFEKILIANRGEIALRIQRACREMGIKTVVVHSEADRDAKYVKLADESVCIGPAPSALSYLNMPAIISAAEVTDAEAIHPGYGFLSENADFAERVEQSGFVFIGPRSESIRMMGDKVSAKQAMIKAGVPCVPGSEGALPTDTKEIIQIARKIGYPVIIKAAGGGGGRGMRVVHTEAALLNAVTMTKTEAGAAFGNPEVYMEKYLENPRHVEIQILADEHKNAIWLGERDCSMQRRHQKVLEEAPAPGIPRKTIERIGDRCAEACRKMGYRGAGTFEFLYENGEFYFIEMNTRVQVEHPVTEMITGIDIVQEQIRIAAGEKLRFRQRDVILSGHAIECRINAEDPFKFTPSPGKIISWHAPGGPGIRVDSHAYAGYYVPPNYDSMVGKVIAYGATREQAIKRMQIALSEMVVEGIQTNIPLHRELMVDARFIEGGTNIHYLEQKLANKPDLPKEPKA, encoded by the coding sequence ATGTTTGAAAAAATTCTTATCGCCAATCGTGGCGAAATCGCGCTTCGTATCCAGCGCGCTTGCCGCGAAATGGGCATCAAGACCGTGGTTGTTCATTCCGAAGCAGACCGCGATGCCAAATACGTCAAGTTGGCTGACGAGTCCGTTTGTATCGGACCTGCGCCATCGGCACTCAGCTATCTGAATATGCCAGCCATCATCAGCGCCGCTGAAGTGACTGATGCTGAAGCAATTCACCCTGGCTATGGCTTCTTGTCTGAAAATGCTGATTTTGCGGAACGCGTAGAGCAATCCGGCTTCGTCTTCATCGGCCCACGTTCTGAATCAATTCGCATGATGGGCGACAAAGTGTCAGCCAAGCAGGCAATGATCAAAGCCGGCGTACCATGCGTACCTGGCTCGGAAGGCGCATTGCCGACCGACACCAAAGAAATCATCCAGATCGCACGCAAAATCGGCTATCCAGTCATCATCAAGGCAGCTGGCGGTGGCGGCGGACGCGGTATGCGCGTTGTGCACACTGAAGCAGCATTGCTGAACGCTGTCACGATGACCAAGACTGAAGCTGGTGCTGCATTCGGCAATCCAGAAGTCTATATGGAGAAGTATCTGGAAAATCCACGTCACGTGGAAATCCAGATTCTGGCCGACGAACATAAAAATGCTATTTGGCTGGGCGAGCGCGACTGCTCCATGCAGCGTCGCCACCAAAAAGTGCTGGAAGAAGCGCCAGCGCCTGGCATCCCACGCAAAACGATCGAACGCATCGGTGACCGTTGTGCCGAAGCCTGCCGCAAGATGGGTTATCGCGGCGCAGGTACATTTGAGTTTCTGTACGAAAACGGCGAGTTCTATTTCATTGAAATGAACACCCGCGTCCAAGTTGAACATCCGGTGACTGAAATGATTACCGGCATCGACATCGTGCAAGAACAGATCCGCATCGCGGCCGGTGAGAAACTGCGTTTCCGCCAACGTGACGTGATCTTAAGCGGCCACGCCATCGAATGCCGTATCAATGCCGAAGATCCATTCAAGTTCACACCATCGCCAGGCAAGATTATTTCCTGGCATGCACCAGGTGGCCCAGGGATACGTGTCGATTCACATGCATACGCTGGCTACTACGTTCCACCTAACTATGATTCGATGGTTGGCAAAGTCATTGCGTACGGTGCAACACGTGAACAAGCTATCAAGCGTATGCAAATTGCCTTGTCAGAAATGGTTGTTGAAGGTATTCAAACCAACATCCCATTGCATCGTGAGTTGATGGTTGATGCCCGCTTTATCGAAGGCGGCACCAACATTCATTACCTCGAGCAAAAATTGGCAAACAAACCTGATTTGCCAAAAGAACCAAAAGCGTAA
- the accB gene encoding acetyl-CoA carboxylase biotin carboxyl carrier protein gives MDLRKLKTLIDLVAESDIAELEVTEGESKVRIVKSSPVPQNQVVMMQPGMQQQYAPAASAPVAAAAPIAAAPVEVTGHVVKSPMVGSFYRSSSPGSPAFVEVGSVVKEGDTLCIIEAMKLLNEIDADASGVIKEILVENGQPVEFGQPLFIIG, from the coding sequence ATGGATTTACGCAAGCTCAAGACCCTCATCGATCTGGTCGCTGAATCGGATATCGCTGAACTGGAAGTAACGGAAGGCGAAAGCAAAGTCCGTATCGTTAAATCTTCCCCAGTCCCACAGAATCAAGTTGTCATGATGCAGCCAGGCATGCAACAGCAATATGCTCCTGCCGCTTCCGCACCTGTTGCAGCCGCCGCGCCAATCGCAGCCGCTCCAGTAGAAGTCACAGGCCACGTCGTCAAATCGCCTATGGTCGGCAGCTTCTACCGCTCATCTTCCCCAGGCTCGCCGGCATTCGTCGAAGTCGGTTCGGTAGTCAAAGAAGGCGACACATTGTGCATTATCGAAGCAATGAAGTTGTTGAATGAAATCGATGCTGACGCTTCCGGCGTCATCAAAGAAATCCTGGTCGAAAATGGTCAGCCGGTCGAATTTGGCCAACCGTTGTTTATCATCGGCTAA
- the aroQ gene encoding type II 3-dehydroquinate dehydratase, which produces MAKNILLLNGPNLNLLGSREPEVYGSTTLADVERAATEQAAQAGAKLIAFQSNHEGELIDRIQAAKKEGIDAIVINPGGLTHTSVSLRDALAGVAIPFVEIHVSNIHQREAFRHHSYLSGIAVGVVCGLGTEGYAAAISFALKKL; this is translated from the coding sequence ATGGCAAAAAATATTCTTTTGTTAAATGGTCCGAACCTGAACCTGCTAGGCTCACGCGAGCCGGAGGTCTATGGATCGACCACGCTTGCCGATGTGGAACGCGCAGCAACCGAACAAGCCGCGCAGGCGGGTGCCAAACTGATTGCCTTTCAAAGCAATCATGAAGGTGAATTAATTGATCGCATTCAAGCTGCGAAAAAAGAAGGAATCGACGCAATTGTCATCAATCCAGGCGGATTGACTCACACCAGCGTATCATTGCGTGACGCATTAGCCGGGGTCGCCATCCCATTTGTGGAAATACACGTTTCCAATATTCATCAGCGCGAAGCATTTCGCCACCATTCCTATTTGTCCGGCATCGCTGTCGGCGTGGTGTGTGGATTAGGCACTGAAGGATATGCAGCGGCCATCTCATTTGCACTCAAAAAGCTCTAA
- a CDS encoding TlpA family protein disulfide reductase: MRRNVFLYGAIALFFAAVGIYFGTKHHAPAEPESPAVANFFAQQLEDSNSKIQPLSQWQGKTLIINFWATWCAPCVEEMPELTELQTELLPKNIQILGVGIDSANNIREFAAKYKITYPLYIAGINGSELSRQFGNQAGGLPFTVIIGPKGDVKKTYLGRLKMDQLRADINAL; this comes from the coding sequence ATGAGACGTAACGTATTTTTATATGGCGCCATCGCGCTATTTTTTGCCGCTGTCGGCATCTATTTCGGTACCAAGCATCACGCTCCTGCAGAACCAGAATCACCAGCCGTCGCCAACTTTTTTGCCCAGCAACTAGAAGATAGCAACAGCAAAATACAGCCCTTATCTCAATGGCAAGGCAAAACCTTGATCATTAACTTCTGGGCAACCTGGTGTGCGCCATGCGTGGAAGAGATGCCGGAACTGACCGAACTGCAAACTGAATTGTTGCCGAAAAACATCCAGATTCTTGGTGTCGGCATTGATTCAGCCAACAATATTCGGGAATTTGCTGCGAAATATAAAATCACTTATCCGCTTTATATCGCCGGAATCAATGGCAGCGAATTGTCGCGCCAGTTCGGCAATCAGGCTGGCGGCCTGCCTTTTACCGTGATCATCGGACCCAAAGGCGACGTCAAGAAGACTTATTTAGGCCGCTTGAAGATGGATCAATTACGCGCTGACATCAACGCTCTTTGA
- the mpl gene encoding UDP-N-acetylmuramate:L-alanyl-gamma-D-glutamyl-meso-diaminopimelate ligase, whose product MHIHILGVCGTFMGGLAVLAKAAGHTVTGCDANVYPPMSTQLEAQGIKLIEGYGPEQISLNPDLYVIGNVVSRGNPLMEEILNRGLPYTSGPQWIGEHILQGKWVLAVAGTHGKTTTSSMLAWILEDAGYDPGFLIGGVPMNFGISARLSGKGAESSFFVIEADEYDTAFFDKRSKFVHYHAKTAILNNLEYDHADIFPDLTAIETQFHHLVRTVPGVGRVVANAREESLKRVMQRGCWSETEWFGSDDQHGWKINTHDDGNFDVFFKGELQGTVNWPLTGEHNRMNALAAIAAARHVGVVPAQAIASLGQFENVKRRMELRGTVNDIAVYDDFAHHPTAIATTVAGLRKKVGAARILAVLEPRSNTMKLGTMKDALPGSLVDADLVFGYGASGTGKDALGWDLAEALAPLGNKGRAFNDLNTLVQAIAENAQAGDQILVMSNGGFGGVHQKILDVLAQ is encoded by the coding sequence ATGCATATTCACATACTTGGCGTTTGCGGCACCTTCATGGGTGGTTTGGCGGTACTGGCAAAAGCTGCCGGTCATACGGTTACCGGCTGTGACGCCAACGTCTACCCGCCGATGAGCACGCAGCTTGAGGCGCAAGGCATCAAGCTGATAGAAGGTTATGGTCCAGAGCAGATCAGCCTGAATCCTGATTTATATGTAATCGGCAATGTCGTCTCGCGCGGCAATCCCTTGATGGAAGAAATTCTCAATCGCGGTTTGCCCTATACCTCAGGTCCGCAGTGGATAGGTGAGCATATTCTGCAAGGTAAGTGGGTACTCGCTGTGGCGGGGACGCACGGCAAAACAACGACTTCATCGATGCTGGCGTGGATACTGGAAGATGCGGGTTACGATCCGGGCTTCCTGATTGGCGGCGTGCCTATGAATTTTGGTATTTCTGCACGTCTGTCTGGCAAGGGCGCGGAATCCTCATTTTTTGTGATCGAAGCGGATGAGTACGATACGGCCTTCTTCGACAAGCGCAGCAAATTCGTTCATTACCACGCGAAAACCGCGATTCTGAACAATCTGGAATACGACCACGCCGATATTTTCCCGGACCTGACTGCGATCGAAACCCAGTTCCACCATCTGGTGCGTACCGTGCCGGGCGTTGGTCGTGTAGTGGCTAATGCACGCGAAGAATCATTGAAGCGTGTCATGCAACGCGGCTGCTGGAGTGAAACGGAATGGTTTGGTAGCGACGATCAACATGGCTGGAAGATCAATACGCATGACGACGGCAATTTTGATGTCTTCTTCAAAGGCGAGCTGCAAGGCACGGTGAACTGGCCTCTGACCGGCGAGCACAATCGCATGAATGCGCTGGCTGCGATTGCGGCGGCGCGTCATGTCGGCGTGGTGCCGGCGCAGGCGATTGCTTCATTGGGACAATTTGAAAACGTGAAGCGTCGCATGGAGTTGCGCGGAACGGTGAACGATATCGCGGTGTATGACGATTTCGCCCATCACCCGACTGCGATTGCGACTACGGTGGCCGGCTTGCGTAAAAAAGTCGGTGCGGCACGCATACTCGCCGTGCTGGAGCCGCGCTCCAATACGATGAAGTTAGGCACGATGAAAGATGCATTGCCGGGCAGTCTGGTCGATGCTGATCTGGTATTCGGTTACGGTGCCAGTGGTACAGGTAAAGATGCACTCGGCTGGGATTTGGCAGAAGCCCTGGCACCGCTCGGTAATAAAGGGCGCGCCTTTAATGATTTGAATACCTTGGTGCAAGCAATTGCAGAAAATGCACAAGCGGGCGATCAGATACTGGTGATGAGCAACGGTGGTTTTGGCGGCGTGCATCAAAAAATTCTGGATGTGCTGGCGCAATGA
- a CDS encoding YqiA/YcfP family alpha/beta fold hydrolase has product MILYLHGFRSSPLSYKTSLLAARMQALGRGDEYLCPQLPASPSEAIALALDIAQKVDPSELTLIGSSLGGYYATWLAEQLGCRAVLLNPAVHAARDLATQVGVKTQYHSNEPFEFKREYIDELKALAVDEITHPQRYFLIAATGDELLDWREMVAQFSQARLRVIDGSDHGMSDFEEYADEVLAFCGVDVGAAQ; this is encoded by the coding sequence ATGATTTTGTATCTGCACGGTTTTCGTTCATCGCCACTCTCGTATAAAACCAGTTTGTTGGCTGCGCGCATGCAGGCGCTGGGCCGTGGCGATGAGTATCTTTGTCCGCAATTGCCGGCTTCGCCAAGTGAGGCGATAGCATTGGCACTGGATATTGCGCAAAAAGTTGATCCGTCTGAATTAACCTTGATCGGTTCCTCACTGGGCGGTTATTACGCCACATGGTTGGCAGAGCAACTGGGTTGTCGTGCGGTTTTGCTCAATCCAGCCGTCCACGCTGCGCGTGATTTGGCAACGCAAGTTGGTGTCAAAACGCAATATCACTCGAATGAGCCATTCGAATTCAAGCGCGAGTATATTGATGAATTGAAGGCGCTGGCAGTTGACGAAATTACACATCCGCAACGTTACTTCCTGATCGCTGCAACCGGCGATGAATTGCTCGACTGGCGCGAAATGGTGGCGCAATTTTCGCAAGCGCGTTTGCGTGTGATTGATGGTAGCGATCATGGCATGTCGGATTTTGAAGAATATGCCGATGAGGTCTTGGCTTTTTGCGGTGTCGACGTTGGAGCAGCGCAGTGA
- a CDS encoding chorismate--pyruvate lyase family protein — protein MDSVQRRSVSQAHWFSHVNGVHASPQMRAWLTDSMSLTMKLIARCERFRIQRLAQQRALVLADEFEEVALPRRVLVQEREVFLRCDEQPVVYAHTIVPLSATASDWPFFGTLGERSLGTTLFGDPRVWRGKLEYARLQAQHPLALRAAAAIGVELPTPLFARRCLYKRGKGSLLVTEVFLPSITTIRQSPRIAGKD, from the coding sequence ATGGATAGCGTGCAGCGTCGCTCGGTATCGCAAGCGCATTGGTTCTCGCATGTGAATGGTGTGCATGCATCACCGCAGATGCGAGCATGGTTGACTGATTCGATGTCGCTGACGATGAAGCTGATTGCACGCTGTGAGCGATTTCGCATACAGCGCCTGGCGCAACAACGTGCGCTGGTGCTGGCAGATGAATTTGAAGAAGTTGCGTTGCCGCGCCGAGTCTTGGTGCAGGAACGCGAAGTGTTTTTGCGCTGTGATGAACAACCGGTGGTGTATGCACATACGATAGTGCCGCTTTCTGCCACCGCATCCGACTGGCCGTTTTTCGGCACGCTGGGTGAGCGTTCATTAGGCACAACCTTATTTGGTGATCCGCGCGTTTGGCGTGGCAAGTTGGAATATGCACGATTACAGGCGCAGCATCCTTTGGCGCTACGTGCAGCCGCGGCGATTGGTGTGGAGTTGCCTACGCCTTTGTTTGCACGTCGCTGTTTGTATAAACGTGGCAAAGGTTCGCTATTGGTGACGGAAGTTTTTCTTCCGAGCATAACGACCATCCGACAAAGTCCGCGTATCGCGGGAAAAGACTAA